In Pygocentrus nattereri isolate fPygNat1 chromosome 30, fPygNat1.pri, whole genome shotgun sequence, the following proteins share a genomic window:
- the cxcr4a gene encoding C-X-C chemokine receptor type 4a → MSYYEHIIFEDGTFLDNSSEAESGSGDLGADFDVPCDRALSHELQARVLPAVYGLIFALGLVGNGLVLLVMGCQRGARSMTDRYRLHLSVADLLFVLSLPFWAVDAARGWRFGGFMCVAVHAVYTVNLYGSVLLLAFISVDRYLAVARATSSRSARRLLAERVVYVGAWLPAALLTAPDLAFATVEEDPSLVDGTRIVCARVYPAESAATWTIAFRLQHVLVGFALPGAVLLACYCVVAARLARGPAGVGAQKRRALRTTVALVACFFACWMPYCAAILVDTLLSLGVLEHTCERQRALERWICATEALAYFHCCLNPILYAFLGATFKRSARNALSGGRSSSIKILPKKKGGVSTSTESESSSFHSS, encoded by the exons ATGTCTTACTACGAA CACATCATCTTCGAGGATGGCACTTTCCTGGACAACTCCTCGGAGGCTGAGTCCGGTTCAGGGGATCTGGGCGCCGACTTCGACGTGCCCTGCGACCGCGCGCTCAGCCACGAGCTGCAGGCGCGCGTCCTGCCCGCCGTCTACGGCCTGATCTTCGCGCTGGGCCTGGTGGGCAACGGCCTGGTGCTGCTGGTGATGGGCTGCCAACGGGGCGCGCGCAGCATGACGGACCGCTACCGGCTGCACCTGTCCGTGGCGGACCTGCTCTTCGTGCTCTCGCTGCCCTTCTGGGCGGTGGACGCGGCGCGCGGCTGGCGCTTCGGCGGCTTCATGTGCGTGGCCGTGCACGCCGTGTACACGGTCAACCTGTACGGCAGCGTGCTGCTGCTGGCCTTCATCAGCGTGGACCGCTACCTGGCCGTGGCGCGCGCCACCAGCAGCCGCAGCGCGCGCCGCCTGCTGGCCGAGCGCGTGGTCTACGTGGGAGCGTGGCTCCCCGCCGCGCTGCTCACGGCGCCCGACCTGGCCTTCGCCACCGTGGAGGAGGACCCGAGCTTGGTGGACGGCACGCGCATCGTTTGCGCGCGCGTCTACCCGGCCGAGTCGGCCGCCACCTGGACCATCGCCTTCCGCCTGCAGCACGTGCTCGTGGGCTTCGCGCTGCCCGGCGCCGTGCTGCTGGCGTGCTACTGCGTGGTGGCGGCGCGCCTGGCGCGCGGCCCCGCCGGCGTGGGCGCGCAGAAGCGGCGCGCGCTGCGCACCACCGTGGCGCTCGTGGCGTGTTTCTTCGCCTGCTGGATGCCCTACTGCGCCGCCATCCTCGTGGACACGCTGCTGTCGCTGGGCGTGCTCGAGCACACGTGCGAGCGGCAGCGCGCGCTCGAGCGCTGGATCTGCGCCACGGAGGCGCTCGCCTACTTCCACTGCTGCCTCAACCCCATCCTCTACGCCTTCCTGGGGGCCACGTTCAAGAGGTCCGCGCGCAACGCGCTGTCAGGCGGACGGAGCTCCAGCATCAAGATCCTGCCCAAGAAGAAAGGCGGCGTGTCCACGTCCACAGAGTCCGAGTCGTCCAGCTTCCACTCAAGTTAA